One genomic region from Capra hircus breed San Clemente chromosome 18, ASM170441v1, whole genome shotgun sequence encodes:
- the ST3GAL2 gene encoding CMP-N-acetylneuraminate-beta-galactosamide-alpha-2,3-sialyltransferase 2 — MKCSLRVWFLSMAFLLAFVMSLLFTCSHHSTATLPYLDSGALDGAPRVKLVPGYAGLQRLSKEGLAGKSCACRRCMGDTGASEWFDSHFNSNISPVWTRENMDLPPDVQRWWMMLQPQFKSHNTNEVLEKLFQIVPGENPYRFRDPRQCRRCAVVGNSGNLRGSGYGPDVDGHNFIMRMNQAPTVGFEQDVGSRTTHHFMYPESAKNLPANVSFVLVPFKALDLLWIASALSTGQIRFTYAPVKSFLRVDKEKVQIYNPAFFKYIHDRWTEHHGRYPSTGMLVLFFALHVCDEVNVYGFGADSRGNWHHYWENNRYAGEFRKTGVHDADFEAHIIDMLAKASKIEVYRGN, encoded by the exons ATGAAGTGCTCGCTGCGGGTGTGGTTCCTCTCCATGGCCTTCCTGCTGGCGTTCGTCATGTCGCTGCTCttcacctgctcccaccacagcACGGCCACCCTGCCCTACCTGGACTCGGGCGCCCTGGACGGGGCTCCCCGGGTGAAGCTGGTGCCGGGCTACGCTGGCCTGCAGCGCCTCAGCAAGGAGGGGCTGGCCGGCAAGAGCTGCGCCTGTCGCCGCTGCATGGGCGACACTGGTGCCTCTGAGTGGTTCGACAGCCACTTCAACAGCAACATCTCCCCCGTCTGGACTCGGGAGAACATGGACCTGCCCCCCGACGTCCAGAGGTGGTGGATG ATGCTGCAGCCGCAGTTCAAGTCACACAACACCAACGAGGTGCTGGAGAAGCTGTTCCAGATAGTGCCAGGCGAGAATCCCTACCGGTTCCGGGACCCCCGCCAGTGCCGGCGCTGTGCCGTGGTGGGCAACTCGGGCAACCTGCGGGGCTCTGGCTATGGGCCAGACGTGGACGGGCACAACTTCATCATGAG GATGAATCAGGCACCAACTGTGGGCTTTGAGCAGGATGTCGGCAGCCGAACCACGCACCATTTCATGTACCCCGAGAGTGccaagaacctgcccgccaacgTCAGCTTCGTGCTGGTGCCCTTCAAGGCCCTGGACCTCCTGTGGATCGCCAGCGCCCTGTCCACCGGGCAGATCCGATT CACCTATGCCCCAGTGAAGTCCTTCCTTCGAGTGGACAAAGAGAAG GTCCAGATCTACAACCCAGCCTTCTTCAAGTACATCCATGACAGGTGGACAGAGCACCATGGGCGGTACCCTTCCACTGGGATGCTGGTACTCTTCTTTGCCCTGCATGTGTGTGATGAG GTGAACGTGTACGGCTTCGGGGCCGACAGCCGGGGGAACTGGCACCACTACTGGGAGAATAACCGGTACGCGGGCGAGTTCCGGAAGACGGGCGTGCACGACGCCGACTTCGAGGCGCACATCATCGACATGCTGGCTAAGGCCAGCAAGATCGAGGTCTACAGAGGGAACTGA